Within Clostridia bacterium, the genomic segment AGTTCGCTCCAAACTACCCGCACGTGTACAACCTGGTTGTTGCGGAACAAACGCTTCGCGTTCGGCACCTGGGCTTTCAGGAGAAGCAACTGCGTTTGCGGGTCCACGCGGGGAGAGACGAACGTTACCTTGCTGCGAACGACCGATGCACCGGCATCGTCCACGATATCGACAGGAGTGCCAACTCGGACCTTCGACGAGTTCTCGGACGGGATCGAGACGTAGAGTTCAAGTTCGCCGCCCTTGTCGAGCGTCGTCAGCAGTGTCGAATTCGTCACACGATCGCCAACGCGCACCGGAATATCGCCGATTGTTCCAGAGGCGGGTGCCTTGACGGTGAAATAGCGTAGCTGAACCCGCTGCTCACGCACCGTAGCTCCGAGCGCATCGACGTCGGCCACGGAGGCTTCGTACGCAGTCTGCGCCTGGTCGAGCTCCTGGCGGCTGATCACGCCAGCGGCATGGAGTTTTTTCCTTCGCTCAAGTTCATCGTGGTTGAACGCCAGCGCGGCCAACTTTGACCGCCGCGTCGCTTCCTGCGAATGAACGGTTGCCTGCTGTTTGCGGGGATCAATCTCAAGCAGTGGCTGTCCCGCGCGCACCTCATCGCCAGCGCTGACCAATATCTCCGTGATCTGTCCTTCGACCTCCGGCTGTAGAACCGACGAATTTCGAGACTTCATCGTGCCTATGTACTCGGTGTATTCCGGAACGCGTTGCGCCTTGGCTTCCAGCACTTTAGCTGGACTTGCTGGCGGCGCGGCTTTCGCCTCCGTCGTGCCCTTCTGCGCGCATCCGCCCAACAGCAAGGCGGTCGCGATTATCGCAACCAAAGGCAAATACCCGAAGTCGTTTACGTCACGAATGCGCATCCACTTCTCCCCCACACTCTTTCTATACGTGAACAGTAACAGACAGAACGCACCCCACGTGCGCATGTTGATGAAGCCGGAGTCTTACGTGATGCAATGTATTCAGATTGAAGCTGCTTACCTTCTATGGGTTAGGAGAAGGTGCCCGTCTGCGAACAGTATAGTGCGAAATCCTAAGGATTTCAGTTGAAGTGAGTCGATGCTGGCGTGAGATAACTGATCCATAACCTGTTTTCACATCAGTAACTGCATTGACGTAAGTAGATCCTTGCTTCACAATCCCCACCGCTCAACCGCACGAAAAGGCAAACCACCTGCAGGTGGGGACGCAAAGCCGCGGGTCTCTCCCTCTCCCTGAGAGACAGCCAGGCTGCCGAATGCGGAGTTCCGCTTAACTACTTCAGCAGTCAAGGATCAGGCGACCATGAAAAGGCTTTCTCTTCTTCTTGCCGTAGTCCTGGTGCTTTCGCTTAGCGCATTCAGCGCACAACATATTGTCAGGTTTGCAAACGGAATTCCAACGAACTTCGCTGCTCGTGTGAATGCGCTTGGCGGCACAGTCGTAACCCAACATCCATTGCTCGCCGTCGTTGAGGGACTAAGTCCCGAAGCAGCAGCGACTCTCCGCGGCAGCTTCGGCGTCTCAGAGGTGAACACGGATGCCGAGTTCACACTCGACGCTTCAACCGGCGAAACCACTCAGGCGGACTCTACACCGACGAGTGTGTCCAACCCTGCGACCGCCTTCTTCTACCCCCGTCAGTGGCATATGCGCGCGATCGGCACGCCGTATGCCTGGGCGGCCGGACGCCTCGGCTCGCCCAACGTCACCGTCGCGATCATTGATAGCGGCATCGATTACACCTATCCGGACCTAAACGGCCTGATCGATCTCAGCCGCTCGGTATCGTTCCAGCCCGCTGAGGACGCAGTTGTCGCCGCGACCTTCCCCGGAAAGAATCCCGTCACCGACATCTATTTTCACGGCACGCATGTTGCCCACACCGTGGCGAGCAAGGCTGCTGTCGCGGCGGGTGTCACTTCCAAAGTGACCCTGATCGGCGTGAAGGTGCTTGCTTATAAGCCCTCAACGGGTAGTGCGAGCGGTTTGCTCTCGGCAGTGCTGAACGGTATCCTCTGGGCGGCCGATCACGATGCCGACGTCGCAAACATGAGCCTTGGCGGAGGTTTCAGTAAGGTAGCCGCCGGCCCATACGTCAGCCTGATCAATTCTGTTTTTGCCTATGCATATCGTAAGGGCATGCTGATTGTCGTCTCCGCCGGCAATGAGGCGAGCGACCTCGATCACAATGGTAACTACTACTCCACATACTGCAGTTCGCCGCATGTTGTCTGCGTGGCGGCTACAGGTCCAACATCGTCTGCCGGCACCAATGGTCCATGGGTCAACGTCGACGCGGCCGCGTACTACACGAACTTCGGCCGATCGGCAATCGACATCGCCGCTCCAGGTGGCAACACCGGCGGTTACGTATATCAGGGCTGCTCGCAAACCTCCGTCTACCTTCCCGTCTGCCGGACTGGCACATATGTGATTGGCTCGATGGGGACTTCGATGGCCTCTCCTCTCGTCTCTGGGCTTGCTGCTCTACTCGTCGAAGACATCGGCAAGGACAAGCCCTCGGAAGTGAAGGCGCGCCTGTTGCAGTCTGCCGATGATCTCGGCCAACCCGGTACCGACCCATACTATGGCAAAGGTCGCATCAACGTGCCGCACGCCATCGGCATCTCCTACTAAAACGTAAGCAAGTTGAAGGGGAGGACAGCTTCGCTGTCCTCCTTTTTTCGTTTCCAAGCAGTTGAAGAGACACTGTCACTGCAACAAGTGATATCGGAACACCGAACGAACTGCGGGTGCAGCTAGAATTTGTCTTCGCGAATGAAGACAACGAGTTCCCCGTTACAGACCGAGCGCAAAGCAGGCGACGGCATTGAGGTCGTCCCCGTCTTGTGCAACAACAACTGCGGCGGGCGCTGCCTGTTGAAGGCGCACGTCAAAGACGGCGTCGTACTTCGCATCACGACGGACGACTCACCCGACGTACCCGAGAGCCCGCAACTTCGTTCATGCCTGAAGGGCCGCAGCCTGCGAAACCGCCTTTATGACCCGAATCGGTTGCGCTACCCCATGAAGCGCATTGGGCCCCGCGGCGAGGGAAAGTTTCAGCGAATTTCGTGGGATGAGGCCATCACCACAATCGCCACTCGACTGAGACGCGTGCTCGACCTGCACGGCCCGCATTCCGTTTACATACAGTACGGAACTGGTGATTGTGGCGCTGTTCGAGGTCGCGAGAGCGCACAGCGTCTCATGAATTTGTTGGGCGGCTATCTTGGCTACTACAACAATTACAGCGCCGCCTGCCTGGAGTACACCGCGCCGTTCATCACAGGTCGTCGCGACACCAATTCTTATCAAACACTGCACCACTCGAAACTGATTATCCTGAACGGCTTCAACCCGGCGGACACGGTCTTCGAGACGAATTCCAACTACTATCTCGCGCGCGCGAAAGAAGCAGGCGCAAAGATCGTGGTCATCGATCCCCGCCTGACGGAAACTGCGGCCACATTCGCCGATGAGTGGGTGCCGCTGAAGCCGACCACGGATGCGGCACTCTTCATCGCAATGGCACATGTATTGATCGCTGAGAAACTGTTCGATCAACAGTTCCTCGACAAGTACTGCATCGGTTTCGATGAGGAGCACATGCCGGAGGGCGTGCCTCCGGGGCAGTCTTTCACGAGTTACGTCCTCGGCTTATGCGATGGCACACCAAAGACGCCGGAGTGGGCTGCTCCGATTACCGGTGTCGATGCCGACACGATTCGCAAGCTCGCGCGCGAATACGCCTCCATGAAGCCAGCGCAGTTGCTGCAAGGACTGGGACCGCAACGCCATGCTCACGGCGAGGAATCCGTGCGCGCAGGAATCGCGCTGGCCTGCATGACCGGCAATCTCGGCATACTCGGTGGAGGTTGGGGAGGCGGCGAAGGTGGCACGAGCCTTGCACTTCCCATCGGAAGTCTTCCCACCGGCACCAATCCGGTGAAAGCCACGATCCCGGTCTTCCGTTGGACTGATGCCGTGGTGCGCGGTACCGAGATGACCGAAGAAGATGGCCTGAAAAATGGCCCGCTTCAAAGCAACATCAAATTCATATTCAACCTGGCCAGTAACACGCTGCTCAACCAGCACGCCGACATCAATCGCACGGCCGAGATCCTCAAAGACGAAAGCCTGCTCGAGTGCATCGTGGTGTCAGACCACTTCATGACCCCGAGCGCGAAGTTCGCCGACATCCTGCTGCCCTCCGACAATTCGCTCGAGCGCTGCGACATTGGATTTCCATGGTCCGGCGAAAAGTACATCGTCTTTGGAAACAAGGTTGTCGAACCGCCCTTCGAGTGCAAGCACGATTACTGGTGGCTTAGCCGGGTCGCGGAACGTCTGGGAGTCGGCCAGCAATTCACGGAAGGCAAAACAGAGGAAGACTGGCTCAAACAGATCATCGCCGAAGTCAGAATCGCCGACCCGGAGTTTCCATCGTATGAGGAACTGAGCCGGAGGGGCGTGTATCGCAAACCCCCTGAGGAATATGTCGCGTTCGAAAAAGAGGTTCAGCACCCCGACAAGTATCCGTTCCAGACGCCTTCCGGAAAAGTTGAGATCTTCAGCAAGACGCTGTACGACATGAACAACTCTGCGGTTCCCGGCATTCCCAAGTACATTCCAGCGTGGGACGGACCGCAGGATGATCTGGCCGGCAAATACCCTCTGCAATGCATCGGCCCGCACACCAAGAGGCGAACCCACTCGACCTACGACGAGAGCGCGTGGATGGAAGAGCGGAACCGCAACGAATGTGGATTAGCATCCGGGACGCAGCAACGCGGCGCATCGTCAGCGGCGACAAGGTGAAGGTCTTCAATGATCGCGGAGCTCTTGTCATCCGCGCCCAGGTAAGTCGAAGAATCCGTCCGGGAGTCGTCTCCATTCCTCAAGGAGCGTGGTACGCACCGGACAAGAATGGCGTGTGCCAGCGAGGATGCATCAACGTCCTGACCAGCCAAAAGTCAACGCCGCTGGCGCACGGCAATGCCCAGCACACCATCCTGGTCGAAGTTCAGAAGGCTTAGTGGACATGGAAGTTCGCAGACAAATCGGGTTCTACGTTGATTCCACGAAGTGCATCAATTGCAAGACCTGCGAGGTCGCCTGCAAGGATTTCAACGATGCCCCGGTCGGCCGGAGAATCCGAAAGGTGCGGACCTTCGAGGGCGGCGAGTTTCCCAAAGTGTTTGCGTACAACATCTCAATGTCGTGCAACCACTGCGAAGACCCGCTGTGTGTCAAACACTGCCCCGCCGCGGCGTACACCAAGCGTCCAGGTGACGGCATCGTGGTGCACGATCCTGCGCGCTGCATCGGTTGCCGCTACTGTACGTGGGTGTGTCCCTACGGCGCTCCGCAATTCGATGCCAGCGAGGGCAGAGTTCGAAAATGTAATCTGTGCGTGGACGAGATCGACAGCGGAAACAGTCCTGTATGTGTCATATCCTGCCCGATGCGTGCGATAGAGATTGGTGAGTTGGCGGAGATCGCAACCCGGCCCGGCGCGACGATCAGAATACGGGCGCTGCCTTCTCCTGAACTGACGAGACCATCGTGCCGCTACAAGGTCAGAGCGGAGGCGGCGGATGACTAGTCACGCGAGCAAGAAGGAATGGCCGCTGGTCGTCTTTACTGTCGCGCTGCAGTTCGCCTGTGGACTCTCGATCGCGGCAATGCTGGTGGACTGGAAAGCGAGTCCGTCGGAGGTAGCCCAGTTGCGCCCATTGGCAGTCGCAATTTTCCCCATCGTTGCATTGGGGATGTTGGCCTCATTGCTGCACCTGGGACGGCCACTTCTCGCCGGCCGTGCCCTGCTTAATCTGCGGCGCTCAAAGCTCAGCGTGGAGGTATTGCTGAGCACATTCTTCGCTTGTTCAGCATTGATCTATAGCGGGCTCTGGTTCACTGGTGCAACCCAACCGAGACTCGCAGGGGGCATCGTTACCGCCACACTCGGTCTAGGTGCTGTTGTTTCAAGTGCCATGATCTACATGCTTCCGACGCGGCCGATATGGAATTCAGGCTGGCTGCCGGCTTCGTTTCTCGGAACGACATTGCTGCTGGGTGGGTTGCCTTCTGCTGCGTTGGTTGCCGGAGCGGCAGAAGCAACGCTACTGCGTACTTTCGTGAACGCGACAGTTGCGGGCAGCGCCTTGCTGTTGCTGTCGGCATTCTGGATGCTCAAACACTCATCTCGGCTGCGGGCAGAGCAGAGTGCTTCGGCAGATATCGAAGCGCCACGACCGCTGCTGAATTCGCGGGAGTACCTGTGGCTGGTGCTGTACATTGGTTTCGCGGGAGTCATGCCCGGTGTCATCGCTCTGATGCTCTGGCCTGTTGCGGGTGCGCCTGATCTGCCTGCAATTGCCCTCAGGTTCGCCGCATTACCGTTTGCGATGCTCGGCGTTCTCCTTGGCCGCATGCTCATGTACTCGATCGCGCCGAGGTTCTCCGGGTTTTGAAGCACAGTACGATTGAACCCTGAGACGGCGATCTGCGCTATCCTCTACCCATGCCGTTGTCCCCCGAGCTGGTGTCGCAGGATCGAGCCCTTGTTCAAATCGTAGACTCCGCTCTGGCCGACGCCGCGCGTAGAAGCCGTTCGTGGTTGGTGTGCCGTCCGGGGTGCACTCAGTGCTGCATTGGAGCTTTTGCGATCAACCAACTCGACGCTGTCCGCTTGCGGCAAGGTCTTGCCGACCTCACGAAGCGTGATCCGGAACGCGCCGCGCGTGTCCGCTTGCGGGCTAAAGCAGCGGTGAGCCGGCTTTCGAAGGCCTTCCCCGGCAACCCCCAAACCGGCGTTTTGGCGGGGGACGAGGATTCGCAGGAAAGGTTCGCGGACTTTGCGAATGACGAACCGTGTCCCGTGCTAGATTCAGAAACAGGCACGTGCGACCTGTACGAGGCGCGCCCAATGACTTGCCGCGTATTTGGACCGCCCGTACGCTCTGGAGGCGAGGGCGGATTGGGCGTCTGCGAGTTGTGCTTTCAGGGGGCGAGCGCCGAGGAGATTGCCGCGTGCGAAATGGAAGTCGACCCGAACGACCTCGAGCCCACTCTGCTAAAGCGGGTCGAGAAGGCTACAGGTTTGAGCGGAACAACGATCGTCGCGTTCTGCCTCGGCCTCGAAACTCCATAGCCCGCTGCCGCCGCCGATAGAATCCGATCATTCCACTTTAACCAGCGAGTTGGCTGTGCCCATTCGCCCTGTGTTGTTGTCGCGAACCACGAAGCGAACCAGGTACTCTCCCGGCGCAAGCACCATCACGTTCTTGTAATTGATGCCAGTCTTCTGGATAGTCGCGGCTGCTTCAGGGGTCATGGTACGGTCGACCTTCTGCGCAAACTGGGCTGCGACACTGCCATCCCTGGCGCGCGCAATACCCGCAAATTCCAAATTCAACTTTTTCTGCTGGATGTCTATAACGTTTGCACTCGGGTCAACGTTGATCTCGAAACGAGCGGCTCGTTTATCGCCTGAAGGTTGCGTTGTCGTCCACTGACCGCGGAACGGGATGCCTGAGTCCGAAAGAAGCGAGCTGACAGCCAGCGTAATGTCGCGGCCGCGTGTCTGGCCGGGGTCAGGAATGGGATAAAGAAAACCATCCCGTCCACGTACCGATGTGCCCTTCTCGCTCACTTTCGCCTGTAGCTTGTGCCAGCCATCCTTCGTGTTGGCTCCATCCAGATAGAAGCCGAGCATGTAGTAGTCGCGCGAATCGTCCATCGCGTCCTGGAAGCATCCAGACAGGTCCGTACGTTCGGTGCAGGCTTTGCCGCCTGTGGACCCCGCGAGACGATTGAATGTCGTAATCACATCCTGATTTTCAAACTGCAAGTGTTGCTTCTGCGCGTAACTTGGCGAGTACTTCTGGCTCGGATCCATAGCCTGGAAAGCTGTGTTCACCGTGCCACGTGCATCTACTGGATACAGCGCGATATTCGCGGAGTTGAGTAGATGTGTTGTGTAGGCGTCGAGTGAATTTGCTTCCGATACCTGACCTAAGTCAAACGGACGGC encodes:
- a CDS encoding molybdopterin dinucleotide binding domain-containing protein, producing the protein MWISIRDAATRRIVSGDKVKVFNDRGALVIRAQVSRRIRPGVVSIPQGAWYAPDKNGVCQRGCINVLTSQKSTPLAHGNAQHTILVEVQKA
- a CDS encoding YkgJ family cysteine cluster protein; amino-acid sequence: MPLSPELVSQDRALVQIVDSALADAARRSRSWLVCRPGCTQCCIGAFAINQLDAVRLRQGLADLTKRDPERAARVRLRAKAAVSRLSKAFPGNPQTGVLAGDEDSQERFADFANDEPCPVLDSETGTCDLYEARPMTCRVFGPPVRSGGEGGLGVCELCFQGASAEEIAACEMEVDPNDLEPTLLKRVEKATGLSGTTIVAFCLGLETP
- a CDS encoding 4Fe-4S dicluster domain-containing protein, encoding MEVRRQIGFYVDSTKCINCKTCEVACKDFNDAPVGRRIRKVRTFEGGEFPKVFAYNISMSCNHCEDPLCVKHCPAAAYTKRPGDGIVVHDPARCIGCRYCTWVCPYGAPQFDASEGRVRKCNLCVDEIDSGNSPVCVISCPMRAIEIGELAEIATRPGATIRIRALPSPELTRPSCRYKVRAEAADD
- a CDS encoding DMSO/selenate family reductase complex A subunit is translated as MKTTSSPLQTERKAGDGIEVVPVLCNNNCGGRCLLKAHVKDGVVLRITTDDSPDVPESPQLRSCLKGRSLRNRLYDPNRLRYPMKRIGPRGEGKFQRISWDEAITTIATRLRRVLDLHGPHSVYIQYGTGDCGAVRGRESAQRLMNLLGGYLGYYNNYSAACLEYTAPFITGRRDTNSYQTLHHSKLIILNGFNPADTVFETNSNYYLARAKEAGAKIVVIDPRLTETAATFADEWVPLKPTTDAALFIAMAHVLIAEKLFDQQFLDKYCIGFDEEHMPEGVPPGQSFTSYVLGLCDGTPKTPEWAAPITGVDADTIRKLAREYASMKPAQLLQGLGPQRHAHGEESVRAGIALACMTGNLGILGGGWGGGEGGTSLALPIGSLPTGTNPVKATIPVFRWTDAVVRGTEMTEEDGLKNGPLQSNIKFIFNLASNTLLNQHADINRTAEILKDESLLECIVVSDHFMTPSAKFADILLPSDNSLERCDIGFPWSGEKYIVFGNKVVEPPFECKHDYWWLSRVAERLGVGQQFTEGKTEEDWLKQIIAEVRIADPEFPSYEELSRRGVYRKPPEEYVAFEKEVQHPDKYPFQTPSGKVEIFSKTLYDMNNSAVPGIPKYIPAWDGPQDDLAGKYPLQCIGPHTKRRTHSTYDESAWMEERNRNECGLASGTQQRGASSAATR
- a CDS encoding VWA domain-containing protein, with protein sequence MKMVSKILISSLAIVGLVTPSVAQEKTSDAAAKFRTQTNLVLVPVQVRSKGQHVAGLSKEKFTLLQDGKEQKIAVFEEIRTTTQRLRRIPVGPKEFTNQLQGSAETARYTVIAIDRINTGTMDMNRVHEGLMKFLSQAADNGEPIRLVAIELQGVRTIQDFTTDPKAVAAALQNSHAPSGQSLHGDADMGTSREMRTLVENVEVGNSDDVAARLQTFLQQIEDVENGQVAMLAFQQRSARINSLEALQQVALSLSGLPGRKSVVWVSSGYPFSSIGREGRPFDLGQVSEANSLDAYTTHLLNSANIALYPVDARGTVNTAFQAMDPSQKYSPSYAQKQHLQFENQDVITTFNRLAGSTGGKACTERTDLSGCFQDAMDDSRDYYMLGFYLDGANTKDGWHKLQAKVSEKGTSVRGRDGFLYPIPDPGQTRGRDITLAVSSLLSDSGIPFRGQWTTTQPSGDKRAARFEINVDPSANVIDIQQKKLNLEFAGIARARDGSVAAQFAQKVDRTMTPEAAATIQKTGINYKNVMVLAPGEYLVRFVVRDNNTGRMGTANSLVKVE
- a CDS encoding DmsC/YnfH family molybdoenzyme membrane anchor subunit is translated as MTSHASKKEWPLVVFTVALQFACGLSIAAMLVDWKASPSEVAQLRPLAVAIFPIVALGMLASLLHLGRPLLAGRALLNLRRSKLSVEVLLSTFFACSALIYSGLWFTGATQPRLAGGIVTATLGLGAVVSSAMIYMLPTRPIWNSGWLPASFLGTTLLLGGLPSAALVAGAAEATLLRTFVNATVAGSALLLLSAFWMLKHSSRLRAEQSASADIEAPRPLLNSREYLWLVLYIGFAGVMPGVIALMLWPVAGAPDLPAIALRFAALPFAMLGVLLGRMLMYSIAPRFSGF
- a CDS encoding S8 family serine peptidase — encoded protein: MKRLSLLLAVVLVLSLSAFSAQHIVRFANGIPTNFAARVNALGGTVVTQHPLLAVVEGLSPEAAATLRGSFGVSEVNTDAEFTLDASTGETTQADSTPTSVSNPATAFFYPRQWHMRAIGTPYAWAAGRLGSPNVTVAIIDSGIDYTYPDLNGLIDLSRSVSFQPAEDAVVAATFPGKNPVTDIYFHGTHVAHTVASKAAVAAGVTSKVTLIGVKVLAYKPSTGSASGLLSAVLNGILWAADHDADVANMSLGGGFSKVAAGPYVSLINSVFAYAYRKGMLIVVSAGNEASDLDHNGNYYSTYCSSPHVVCVAATGPTSSAGTNGPWVNVDAAAYYTNFGRSAIDIAAPGGNTGGYVYQGCSQTSVYLPVCRTGTYVIGSMGTSMASPLVSGLAALLVEDIGKDKPSEVKARLLQSADDLGQPGTDPYYGKGRINVPHAIGISY
- a CDS encoding efflux RND transporter periplasmic adaptor subunit, which codes for MRIRDVNDFGYLPLVAIIATALLLGGCAQKGTTEAKAAPPASPAKVLEAKAQRVPEYTEYIGTMKSRNSSVLQPEVEGQITEILVSAGDEVRAGQPLLEIDPRKQQATVHSQEATRRSKLAALAFNHDELERRKKLHAAGVISRQELDQAQTAYEASVADVDALGATVREQRVQLRYFTVKAPASGTIGDIPVRVGDRVTNSTLLTTLDKGGELELYVSIPSENSSKVRVGTPVDIVDDAGASVVRSKVTFVSPRVDPQTQLLLLKAQVPNAKRLFRNNQVVHVRVVWSELERPVIPVTAISLLNGQTFAFVAEKQGDQFFARQRAIRVGDIVGNDFVVLDGIKSGDKVIISGTQMLQDGMAVVPQA